The following DNA comes from Aerosakkonema funiforme FACHB-1375.
GCCTGCCCTTTAGGGGGCAGGCAGTCAAAAACCAATATTATAAAGGCTTTGGCAATTTTTGGAGATGTCTATTGAGAAAGTCGGTGTTTAAGGTGTTGATCTCCGTTTGAACTGAAGTGAGTAGAGCAACGACTTGTTGGAGACGATTTTGCAGTTGGGTTTTCTGCGCCGCCAGGTCTGCGCTAGGAGTTTCTAGAATTTTCAGTTCATTTTGCAACTGAGTTAATTTTTCTTGCGCTCGTTGTAACTCAATGGTTTTATTGTCTAGGGCTTGTTTGGCATTGGCAATGTTATTATTGCTGACTCGACCAAGATTGACAATTTTCCACTGTTGATGCCATTGGTAATGAGCTGGCCAAATCCCAATCCGGCGATCGTAATGACCAGCGTAAAAGTCCCAAACATTATTATTGTCCTGACGACTCCGAATGATCCAGTATCCCTCAGAATTTTTCTCCAACTTCCAATGGTAATTCGGAGAGTTCATATCAGCATTCAGATCCCCTTTTGTCGGCTCGCCCACAACAGGAATTTTTAGGGTGCGATCGCTGTAGGAGCTAATAATGCGATAATAACCGGAATCAACCGCTTCAAATTTGAAGTCAATGGTCTTGTCGGCGATATTATCATTACCCGCCAGTATTTCAGTGAAACGATCGAAATAGGCTGTCCATTGTTCAGCATAGTCTCGACAGATGATTTTACACCAGTAGTTAAACAAGTTATTAACTTCTGCCTGATAATTTGTCTGGCATTGATTCAGTTGATTTTGGAGACTACTGATGAGAGCTTGTTGATTGCTGATTTCAGTTTTTTTGGCACTGATTAAGATGGGAAGTTGGGTGGCTGAAATTTGTTCCTGAGCAATAATAGCCGCCAGTTTGCTTTCTATGTCTCGTTTTTCGACAATAATCGTCCCTTCTTGTTGCTCTTTCACCCGCAACATTGGCACTTTGCCTTCTAAGGACAATTGATTATCAGCCAAAGTTGTCAGGTTAACCGTGTCCGTATATCGAGCTTCGGTAATCACATCAGATATTAACTGAATCGTTTGTTTGCGAATATCTAATGTTGTCCAAGTGCCTTTGAGATTACCAATGCCAAAAGAACGTACTAAAGACACGCCATCGGGAACCACAAAGCGGCATTTAGCCTGATACCATCCTCCACCGATATCAATAAATTCGGTGGCATTGGGCGTAATATTAATCCAATCTAAAGAACTGCGATTATTTTTGCCTTTGTAGGTAATCGCAAAAATTTTGCCATTGGCTCCATCCACATTATTCGGATTGACCGCCGGAGTCACTTTAAACTCAAATTCTTCGGAGTATGTCGCCCCTTCAGAGACAGCGAATAGTTCCTCATTTTCGTACTTAATTGCGGGAGTTGTTGTACCTGGAAGGTTGCGGGATAGGGAAACAGCGCTGACATAAGCACCGCCATAAACAATGCCATCATTGTTATTCACGGAAAAATCGAGGACTCGACATTCTTTATCTTCTTCAACCACCGCACCTAATCGCCAGTAACCGACTAAACCGACCTCTTTACCAGTCAGTTGCAGGTACATAGAATCTTTGATCTGGGCTTCTGTGCGGACGATTTTCCAGAGTCGAGCATCGGCGATTTGACCCTTGAAATAATTAATTCCTGCCCCATCTAAACTACAACCAATGTATAGAGGTGTTTTATCTACAATCAAACTGCCACCTGTAGGCCCTTGGGTAATCAGTTTGCCATTGATGTAGGTTTTGGCTGTGGTGCCATCGTTGGTAATAGCGACGTGATTCCATTGATTCCAAGTAATCGCACCATTGGGTGTATCAGGAGCTCCAGCATTACCTGATGATGAAGTATGGAAACGATGGTGAATGAATCCATTACTGTTTAACCAGATATTAAAATTCCGACCCGGTTTGCCGATGATTCCTTGCCAAGCATCAAGAGGATTCTCAGGTTTAATCCAAACTTCTACGGTGTAGGTGGTAATGTGGAAATCAGGATTATCCGGCAAAGCTACATAATCATTCACCCCATCAAAAACCAAACCCCGCCGTTTCAGCGATTCCATTTTTAGGTTAACGGCAGTTCCGGTTTGCCATTTAATATCATCGAGGCTGAAGGTTTTATCGTCAATTTTCGTGACGGTGTAGGTGCCGTTATAATCTCTGGTATCGACAATCTGGACTGATTCCCCAGTATTTAAACCGTGATTGAAGGCGGTAATTCTTAATTTCCCGGTACTGGTAATTTCACAACCCGTTACCGCACCATTAAAAACTAACCCCGTTTGTTCTTCGGGGATAACTTCCCAGTTTCCTAACACTGGACTCGGTGGTGTCACTTCAAAGACATTATCATCTATTTTGGTGATGCCTTGTTGGAAGCTATTGTAGTTGCGAGTTCCACTAATTTTCACTTGGTTAATTTTTGTGGGATCGAGGTTAGTTACCGTTGACGAAACGACATTGACTGCATCTTCTTCTCCCTGTTGCAAACAAGCAATCTGTCCTTGGGGCGGTGGGGTGGTTGTGCCAATGATTTTGACGTTATCTAAGTTGTTTAAGGGTAATAAAACTTGACGAGCCGTATTGCGCCAAATTTTCTCCGTCGCCGTGGGAGCAATTTGCGACAATGTACCATCGCCTGCTACGGCAAAACTGAAGGCTGCCACATTCCCCGTACTCATGGGAATGGCTAACATGACTTTGGTACTATCCCGTAATAACTGCATCCCGTCGTCGGTTTGCTGTTCCCGTTGTACGTCGTATTTCGTAGCGCTTAAACCGCTAACAACCGTCAGAGTTCCTAAATCTAAGGTGCGTTTGATAATCCCGGCAAGACTACGAGGAATCAGATTATCATTTGATTCTTCAAAAACGGTGTAATCTTGCACATCAAACAGCCCCTCTTCTGACATTAGCAGAGTTGTCAGTTCGACTTTCTTGCTTTGGCTGTTGTAGGCAAAAATATGCCAGCGATAAACGTCATTTTCAATAGTGGGAACTAAAACAACAGAAAACCAGCCGTTTTGCA
Coding sequences within:
- a CDS encoding LamG-like jellyroll fold domain-containing protein; this translates as MYLSKEKLQHINTIAHEGKVVIVATDADGKIWYSVKQDGFEDSYLNTPPEQRTGWESWQELEFPNEDDDQSVIDQETAELTDMANSSSFVLRSRYKTFDQTAVAPVQLISALGHVYVFRQSKSNTLLVDRFVLDGMTNKLNRKLEVRFKRSRQKHEASKNMKKGASGLTNIDTLDFRDINGKFFYEPTTELSLINNLQNGWFSVVLVPTIENDVYRWHIFAYNSQSKKVELTTLLMSEEGLFDVQDYTVFEESNDNLIPRSLAGIIKRTLDLGTLTVVSGLSATKYDVQREQQTDDGMQLLRDSTKVMLAIPMSTGNVAAFSFAVAGDGTLSQIAPTATEKIWRNTARQVLLPLNNLDNVKIIGTTTPPPQGQIACLQQGEEDAVNVVSSTVTNLDPTKINQVKISGTRNYNSFQQGITKIDDNVFEVTPPSPVLGNWEVIPEEQTGLVFNGAVTGCEITSTGKLRITAFNHGLNTGESVQIVDTRDYNGTYTVTKIDDKTFSLDDIKWQTGTAVNLKMESLKRRGLVFDGVNDYVALPDNPDFHITTYTVEVWIKPENPLDAWQGIIGKPGRNFNIWLNSNGFIHHRFHTSSSGNAGAPDTPNGAITWNQWNHVAITNDGTTAKTYINGKLITQGPTGGSLIVDKTPLYIGCSLDGAGINYFKGQIADARLWKIVRTEAQIKDSMYLQLTGKEVGLVGYWRLGAVVEEDKECRVLDFSVNNNDGIVYGGAYVSAVSLSRNLPGTTTPAIKYENEELFAVSEGATYSEEFEFKVTPAVNPNNVDGANGKIFAITYKGKNNRSSLDWINITPNATEFIDIGGGWYQAKCRFVVPDGVSLVRSFGIGNLKGTWTTLDIRKQTIQLISDVITEARYTDTVNLTTLADNQLSLEGKVPMLRVKEQQEGTIIVEKRDIESKLAAIIAQEQISATQLPILISAKKTEISNQQALISSLQNQLNQCQTNYQAEVNNLFNYWCKIICRDYAEQWTAYFDRFTEILAGNDNIADKTIDFKFEAVDSGYYRIISSYSDRTLKIPVVGEPTKGDLNADMNSPNYHWKLEKNSEGYWIIRSRQDNNNVWDFYAGHYDRRIGIWPAHYQWHQQWKIVNLGRVSNNNIANAKQALDNKTIELQRAQEKLTQLQNELKILETPSADLAAQKTQLQNRLQQVVALLTSVQTEINTLNTDFLNRHLQKLPKPL